The window ATCGAaagacgacaaaaaaaaaaaagaaaaaaaaacacacgaaTTGACACGTGGCTCTGGCCAACCTCGGAGCTCATTCCTGACCTTGACACCACGAAAATCGTTCCTATTTCTCACagtttgatttttgtttttagggCGATGAGAAAGAGCTTTCGGGAGCGGAGGAGGAAAAGGAAGTCGAAAAGGCTCTTCTGAAGCCGCTACTATCCTTGGAGGATCTCGTGAGGTTTTCGGGCCTCGAAGGCGGTGGCGGACATTCTCTTAGGGCGTTGCTTCAACAAGGACCTGAAACGGGAGCCGAATGGCCGGGTTTCGACCAGCAGACTTTCGCTCCGTACATCCAGAGGATGCTGGCGGCCGCAAGACCGTTCAAAGGTATACACCGCGATAAtcagttttgtttttataacCTCCAGTAGCGCCTTCTCCTCGTCAAGATTCAGGCAAGCACAAAGTGCCGAAGTCCTCGTTCAAGCGAGCTAATCCGATGAAAGGAGGTGGAAATTTCAGTAGCGCGCTTTTTTTCCCCCTATTTTTGGCTCCCTCTTGTCGTTCGGTTTCCTTTCACTTATATTCTTCTCTggcatttttctttcatatttttatttgtttattcattttttctttctctcttgctttctgttttttttctttactctctCGCAAATCGCGTTACGGTGACCGGGGGAGTGTGAACACGTCCCATTTCTGAATAGGGGTAAAGGCGTAACTGGTTCGCAAAGCGGATAGGTCGGGCTTCTATCGATTACCGAAGTCTTACCAGAGCCGCTGGTGCAGTTTACTTCAAAACTTTGGAATTCTGCAGCTTACCTGTACCCCCGTACCCCTTGCTTTCCGGCTTTAGACTCGATCACTGGTTGTCCTTCCATATACTTCTACCAACGCGTATtgtttgtatttcattttcagtCGATATCGCTGTACGATTTCTTGGGTGATCTGAACTACTCGAGGTTTCCAACGTGCACAATTTAATTTCAGATTTTGACAAAAAGATTTGGTCATACAGTACTGTCACGTCTTTGATAAAAGTCTCTTTTTCTGTACCATATTGTTAGAATTTGGTCTTTATTTATCaaggaattattttgaacTCTAACGATGTGTTTAAGGACGTCCATTAATCGCGTCATTCATTTTTAGCGCATTTTCAACCGCCATCTCCTGTCTCATGAGCAGTTGTGATGTTTTGGAAGACCCTATCTCCCCCTGCTCGTTATcacgtacattttttcttaccaaTACGGAAAATTCGTGGGTCGGTTCGGTACATCATGGAGCGTAATCATGTATACTCTGTCCATAATTTACCTACCGAAATTAATAAGCAAATCCACTCGGTATTTATTGGGAAGAGATGCATAGAAAGAACACGTGATATTGGTCGAGACCCTCCCTTCCCTGCTCCTGTGTGATCGATCATGATTTTTCCAAGTACCTTTCACCTTCCGTCTTAAGCCTGGCGTGAATAATGGATACCTCCTTTACAAGAATCCATAATCCTCAACGAACTTTCGTCCTGTCTTTGAACATTCTATGGTATCCAGCCAAATCAAGACCAATTTCCGTTTGACCCGATCGGATCGTTTAGGTCTGACCACTGAATAATTTTGCCGAAAGAGGGACCTGAGGAGCTTACTAAACTGATCGATGTTTCAGGTATGGAAACACCCGACTATCGTATCCCAGAGGTGATGAGGCGGTTGATGAGCGAGGACAAGCGATTGAGCAAGGACATGAACGGTgaacagcagcagcaccatcaccatcatcatcagcaACAGCATCACCAccaccagcagcagcaacagcagcagcagcaacaacagcaccATCACCAGCATCAGCAGCACATGCGAGAGCCGATAACGAACGACGACTTTAATCCGAGCATAGAGGAGGAGGCAAGCGACAGTGCTCAGGGTAGAGCGATCCTGAAAATTCCGTCCTACAAGCCGGCGAACACGCCGGGGTCAAGTAAAAACGGTGAACCGTCGACGGTCGGTTTTCCTCAGAGTTTTGCCGGCGGTTCGGCGATGAGTGCGGCGGGTAGTCCGAACCTCTTGGAGCGTTTGAGCCCGGCGTTCTCCGGGACGAGCAGCCCGACGAACTCGCTGGCCGGGAAAGGGGTCGGGGTCAACTTCCGGGACGTGATAGCCAAGAGCATAAGCGTCAAGTTCCAGGAGGGCATGCCGCCCGGCGGTGGGGCCCCGCAGTCCCAACTCTCCGAGTCGAACCCCTACAAACGGGGCAGGTACACCCCGCCACAACCGCCCCAGCAGTCCCAGGTACCCACGAAACCGGGGGGCCCGGACGGCAAGCCGAAGCCAGGAACGGGGGGCAAGGGAACACGTCCGAAGAGGGGGAAGTACCGGAACTACGACCGGGACAGCCTCGTCGAGGCGGTGAGGGCCGTCCAACGAGGCGAGATGAGCGTACACCGGGCGGGAAGCTATTACGGTGTGCCGCACTCTACCCTCGAGTACAAGGTCAAGGAGCGCCATCTGATGCGACCACGTAAACGGGACCAGAAACCGCAGGACGAAAAGGCTAAGGAGGCGGCCGTAGCGGCGGCCGCCATGCGGCAGGTCGGTGCTCAGGACAAGAAATCGCAGCCGGCGAAACCCCTGAAGACTTTCACTCCACCCGGTCCGATACCAGGGCCCAACGGATTGAAAATGCCGCCGTTCATGGAGGGCATGCCCCACCTGCCGTTCGCCCACCCGTTCAACTTTTGGGGCCCCGCGCCGTTCATTGCGCCCCCCTTTATATCCGGGGCCAATGTCTCCGCCATGATACCCGAGCAGTATTTCGCCACCCAGAGAATGCGGGGGCTCCAGGAACAGCAGAGAAACGTTATCGCGCAtcaccagcagcagcaacagcagcagcagagggagagggagggcCTTGGGGGCCCGCCAGAAGCGGCTGGGGCCTCGAATTCCCGGGCGGTTGGCCCGGCCTTGGGTAAGAGCACGCGGGAGATGGCCGAGAGTCTTTACGACGGAACGGGGACGAACGGTAGCTTCCTCGACAACCTGATCAGGTCCAGCCTCGAAACGGGAATGCCCCGGGATCAGCGGGCCCTCGCCGAGGCCCGGAaccaacaacagcaacagcaacaacaacaggcCCCCCACCACGGCCCCGAGACAATGAGCAACAAGGCGCTGATCGACCAGCTCTGCAGGAACTCGAGGCGCACACCGCTCACGAGGATCCCGCAGGAGGGGGAGGAAGAGGCGGCCTACCGGGGATTGGGACGCACGCTTCCCGAAAGGCCCGAGCGCGTCCCGACCGTCGATTTGAGTCCCTCGCCGTCGGAACGGGGCCGCACGGATGACGGAAGTGACCGACTGACGTCACCGCCGACACCATCGTCCGTTTCGCGGGCCGGAAGTTGCAGAGACGAGGAGACCAGGGACTCGCGAAACGACGGTAGCAGCAGGGAGAGGGAGGGGTACAACGGGCAGGACGATAGCAGGTCGGAGAGGGGCGatggggagagggagagggacaGATCGAAGACAATGACGCTGCAGCAGCAACTTAACCACTACCCGGACTTACACAAGATGTACGCCGCGTCAACTGACAAAAGTGCCTGTGATAGTAAACTTATAGTAGATCAGTCGAGCCAGAAACCATctcagcaacagcagcaacaacagcagcagcaaaaCAGCGAGTACAGCAGGTCCGCGGTTATGGGTGGCCTTGTAGCACAGCTTCAACGAGGCTACAACCCGACGACGAGGCCCTCTGTCGAGTCGCAGccgcaacagcagcaacagcagcaacagcagcaacaacagcagagCAATCACGTCGCGGTAGAGCGCGCCACTGTCCTCAAAATGGAagactcggtagagcagtagACAAAGTCAGTACAGTAATTATCATACTCGATTATAGTAATGTTTTATGTACAGTGATGATGCTAAGTCGTTTAAGCGTTAAACGACGTCAACGCCCTCGCGGTCATATCGAGGGAAACCTGAACCACGGTTGAAAACTGTAAACAGAGAGGGGGGTGAGTAGCGATAGGTTACGAAGATCGGCAACGTCTTTCGGACTTTGTTGatctgtgtaaaaaaaaaaaaaaaaaaagacaagccGCGGAGTTgcatgatatatgtatacgtactaGGCGCGTACACTTTTATATCATTATCGTATTCTCTGTGTCGATGTGATTCTATCTACTGTGTGTACTTCAAAGGTGAACAGTTAGGTTTTATAGGTTTTAGACTGATTTAATGGTTTTCTTCCGTGGCCGAAGGGTTGGCGGGCAAatcgttccaaaaaaaaaaaaaaaaaacacaaaatgaaacaatagcGACTCGGCTCGCTCCTACCCTAagtgaaagaaacaaaaactgaTGCAGGAACagaatataaaatatgaatgaatgaataaatgaataaataaatgatacaCAATTACCTGTAACCATATACGTCATGAAAAATCCATTCCGTTATCACAGTACCGTAGTTAACGGGTCAGATTCAAAATCTGATCGGTTCACACTTTTTGACCACGGTGAGatacatatttataacaaGTGAGAATaaagagaggaaaaacaaaactatattattataatatatggatataataaaatattgtgagaatgaagcaaaaatacaaaacaaattCGCATACAAATACACAAGGAAAGACACATCATTCATTTacatgaagaaaataattagtttatcaataaataaataaataaataaactataAGAGAAACGAAGACACGCAGACATTATATAGACACACGAAACACAGTACACAAAAAACACTCAACGTATACCTTATTATacctaattattattattattattattattattattattaatattattattattgctattattattatcattattactacTAATATTAtgattacgattattattacatatatatgaaggtaaaagaaaaaaaaaaaaattaccacaacgtattttttttctctcctctagCGATGTAAAGTCACctaaatatacctatacacttatacatacatacatatatatatgtatatataaatcgtgtatatatatatatatatatgaatataaatatgaatacaaatatatttaaatatatattattaaatatatatttaatcaCAATACATAAGGAGCAACATATTATCACATAaagaataatatatatttttggtcataaaagtaaatgaaaagttgaaaaaaaaaaaaaaaaatagaaatgaaaaatgaatgacgacgacgaagaaaccaaaatattatgttcttgGCACGGAAACCGTAAATATTATTGCTGTTACATGATCGCAATGCATTCTCCAAATCCACCGTTCAGGTCAACATTGACGTCCCCGTTGCCTCATTTGCGGCAATTTACCGAGGTGATTTTGAATCTTGAAGACAGTTTTGAACAGTCTTCGATTACTGCACAGAAAAAGACAATATTCGCAAAAGCCCTTTTTCCAATATTTACGACCCTTATGTACACCTGACATTGGttcaaattgatttgaataatcaaGTACGTGCTGAAATTCTACGGTTACCAATTTGGCGTCACGAGTCGAGAGTTGAAAACCTCGCCGCTGGACGCGCGGCGATCGCGTGAGTAACGCGAGGCCCAATCGAGGCCCCGATTCCGATATTTCTTGACTCGAACCCCTCTCCGATCCACACGTACCCTGACACGTAAGAAGATGATTACAAACTATACGTCAAATAACCATGTgtaaagagaataaaagaatttttatacgatCGTAATTTTCTACCGTTATACAGCACGCAGGTGTGTGTAGAATTTAGCCTGTAAtatcatacatgtataaagaaataatttcacgtaGATTTTTCACCGTTCCAAACTCTTTAATGAAGGTAATCGGGGCTGGGGTTCGAGGGTTGAATATCGGGACCGCAACTGAAACGTTACGAAATCGTCTGCTGTAGATTTTTAGAGGTAGAGAAGAAAGTTAACCTTTCGGGGTCCGAAGTATCGAAATACGCCTTCTGGTGGCAAATATATGCGACTAGAACCGGGtcgtatataatttttgaagtCGTTTTTCCCAGTGGATTTAATTCTGTATCGATTCGATATTCTAAAATGAAACTTCAACAGCTTGCACGAATTCTTCTGCGCTTTGATATTCGCACAATTACGGTTGAACGGTCAGCTGATGACCAGGTTCGCCGCCATATTGCCATCAGACGACGTGTAAGAATCTGTGGCGGTTTTGGATTGCAATATTCGACGTAATGTGGTGTGAAATagagaagaatttttattgaaaataggCTCAAATGTTAACATTGGTAAATCAGATTCCACTTCAAACGAAACATTTGTGAATTTTGACAAGCATTTTTTAATCCTTCATTCtctgtcatttttttctcgacacTCTGGGCTTTCCGTACGTGTTAGaaattgtattgaaaattgtCGTCATAACTATTTCAACTTCTCAATAAGTAATCCAGTGTATttgacatttgaaaattttattcatcatttttccaaACATCGTAAACAAAGAATTTCTATTCGCTGCGAAGCATTTCCGAGGGTGTCGAAACGATCTTATGTACCGTGTAAAAGTTCACTTCGGAAACtgaagtaaaaaaacaaagatcaAAATTCAATGTGGTTTCGTTTTCGTAAGATTCGTCGATCGCCCGAGATACTTTCAATATACATAATAGGTGCACGAGTTACTCGGGCGTAATTTCCACTTGGTGAGAATTCATTTCCGTTggaccaaaaaataaaaattattaacaaataaacaaataaatgaatgaataaaattaaacataaattattaagacaaaataaattaattaaataaaataattaaccgtTGACCATGTATGAACGAGAcaaaaacattaaaataaaaacaattatttagtAAACATAAAAACACGtctatacctacgtatatatttatcctataaacaaataaatatatacgtatacgcgcCGTGTGAATGagtaaatataaacaaatatacCAAGCGAACGTTAGTCTACGAATGACCATAAAATAATACGACgaggtgatgaaaaaaaaaaaaaaaagaaactgttgATGAAAGTGttcttgtttgaaaaaatttctctttgttACATTTACgctattcaatttttcgtatttatgATCAATGctattaacattattattattgttattgttactattatcatcattattattatccttATTGCTGTTATCgtaatttctgttttttacTCCTTATATGGCCCAGACTGCATGCAAACATGACTTGATCTATCATACGACTGACTTCCAGGCTGTACATCTACGTAATGCATGTATGTTCGGTGTTTGAAgttaagagagaaaaaaaaaaaaaaagaaccccCCAGCAAGTAATTAGAAAAGTTCTCCCCCCTCCCGCCTTTTTTCGCCCCCGAAGCAAACTGCATTAACTGAATTACCGTAAATtgaagataaataataataatgataattcatcaaaaattataatacaaaaattatcgCATTATACGCATCACGTATGTAACGttatataaaaatgatatatatatatatatacgtatatgtatatatatatactcacgTATATGCTCTCGGTGTTTTTTGGAACtgtaaatacgaaaaaaaaaaaaaaaaaaaaacaataacaaaaataaaaactttacgTCATAAATTCAATCGAACGTGTGCGTGTGTAAGAAGATATagtaaaaaaaagcaaaacaaaaaagacaaaaaaattaaaaatctataaggaaaaaaacatgttttttgaatacacatatatacatatatatacatatatatatctataaaaaaaaaaaaaaaaaattgacgaaaaattaaaaatatttgatactGCTTAAGGTTTTAACGACCATGATATAATTGTGTGTAACGCTAACCGTGTCGAAGTCATTCGGTGTATCTCAACTTCTCTATTTGTACctttaacaaaatttcactTACGCATACATACACGCGCACACATACATGGATGAATAGACACTTATATGTACTACATATACTATATACATTAGGGTGATTCGGAAACAGgttcaaaagtttcatttagGTATACAAAGACACCAGTTAAAATCTtagattttaatattaatatttacgGGTGGCTCATCGcacttttcgattttcgataaGAATAACATGTTGTTTGCTTCTTATAGTTTTTATAACTAGCTAACGAAGCGTCGTATAAAAAGTCTTcttgcaaaaattaattatcagtTATCATCTATTTAAAGTAAAATGTACgcttgacaaaaaaaatcatgcaCACTTTTTTTATGGGACCGGTAGCTGCGCTATTATATTCAGAAAAGGCCAAATTATAAGTAACTCAACTTTTGACAGGCTTCAACTTTGACACAGTTAGTCTTACGAAATTTTGACaggagaccttttttgtagtgctttcaatttcctacaaaaatacgttttcagattttttttacgacgcTTCGTTAGCTAGTTATAAAAACTATAAGATGCAAACAACATGTTATTCTTatggaaaatcgaaaagtACAATGAGCCACccctaaatattaatattaaaatctaaaattttatCTGGTTTCTGCGTATACCCGATTGAAACTTTTGAACCTGTctggaaggaaaaaaaaaaaatattatttttctgaatcaccctaatatatatacatatacatatagtgaAAGGCGgtaagaataaaaacacaaCTATCGCGGTTCCCACTTGACACTTACCTTCATCACTCTTCGAAATTAATTGTTAGATGTGAACAATgctgaatatatatatatatgtatatacatatacatatatacctgcACACACACAGAATTTTTGATGAGAATAAAATTAGtaattacaaaattgtaaatctgTATTTTGGCAAAGGAgcgggaagaaaaaaaaaagaaaaaagaaaaaaaaacaaattcaaatcgTTGTTTGAAATAAAGTAGGAATTAATCGAAAACGTTtcaattgaaagaaaaataatcaaatctgataaaaataaacatttcgAACGTAAAATTCGTccgattattgtatattataaattttataacaccatcattattaaattataacgaaAACAACTCACGTTAATACTCGAGTAATGATGCACAcatacgttatacatacacgGTCTATGACATCTAAAACCGACAATTAACCTCGTACGATAATGCAGgcctgtattttttttttttttttatcttgtttttATCCACGTAATAATATACCCGTAACAAACCACCTTTAATGTGTGAAGATTAACAGCAAACGATATATATTTTAAGGATCGAACGACGATCGCGAAATCGTCTTTGATTAcgtagtgatttttttttcacgataacGTTAAACAttgtttgacaaaaaaaaaaaatagaaaataaatcaagaaaCAGCGGAATCAAATCGTAGTTTCCATAATTgttatttcataaaatttttgcgTTTCACTTTTCCTATATACTGCGAATTTTGAGTACCTATTCCGTTTGTTGaagaaatttgttaaaaaaaaaaattgtacttgtAAAACAGTCTGACTTTCAGAAATCAAAATATCTAGTTGTAGATCAACGAGAGattgttgtttaaaaaaaaaaaaattatattaaaaacgTCACGATTAGTTAGTCAAAGCTTGCTCGCGGTTGTCGGTCGTTGATTTTGTTTTACCGCTGATCAAACAGAGATATTCGAGAACATGATGCTGAGCGAAAGCTGAAGCATTCGAGACATGATTCACAGTTCATTCATACATTGTACAACAGTCATTGAAGCAGACAGAGTTCGCGAATGTGTTCgataagtataattattatatgagATACGGAGtcgtttcgaaattttagCAATTCGCGATCGCTTCAAAATACTTCGTTTCTCGTATTGTGTGACATCAGCGAATTGGGGATGATAtaagacgatttttttttttttatcatttttcaacttgcgaaataaaaatttttcatcaatgtaTATACGTAAATTCAATCGCTTCTAAAAAGGTTTATCGCTATACTGAAATCAGATTATAGGTAATGATTATGGATTGTAAAATTGCTGAGATTTCTATTgttatcaattaattttaaccGATGAACAAAAGGTTATGATTTTAGAATCTTGCAAATCGATTGATCACAATCAAAATGTTTATTTCAAGTAGCTACGTGTTGAATCAATGCTTGcgaataaacgaaaaatcccaattcaaatattctatttttcggtaaacaatatatttttcaggaTTCAATCCGatgaatttcattgaaaaggagaacaaaaaaagaaaaaaaaaaatatcaatcccCAATCCGTGTCAAGTTCGAAGATAATTGAAGCGACGAAGCGAATTGAGAGTTAGATGAACAATTTTGaagaagagataaaaaaaaaaaacgagaaaaacaaacaaatcgcgtgaatttttttaagattgtataaaagaaataaaaaattaaattatatttaaaatatctgtgatgtaaaaagaagaaaaaggaaaagaagtgaaataaaaaaaaaataaaattaaaaaaaaaaaaggcaagacgagaaaaataatgaaaaatgaaaattaaccaAATTttgatgtatatttttcacaacaaaggagtaaagagaagaaagaaaaaaaaaacatagaaaaagaaaaatttaaggataaatgaaaaatattattactacaTTGTAACCAGCtagtgtatattatatgtatgagattataaatatatatatatatatatacatatatatacatatatatatatatatgaatgataataatatcggataattattacgatgattattattgatttataatactagataaaattatacaagacGGGGTCCACGCTGGTGGTGATGGGACGAAACCAAGATGGCAGgattcgcgtttttttttttgtttctttttttttttcttacgtttcCGCAATTCCCAgtttttgaaacaattaatCGTATCTATTTCCTGTTCAATCCAATTATCTGTATTCAACGACAATGATACATGTAACGCGCGGTTTGAGAGGTATCGAAATACGcgtcgacaaaaaaaaaaaaaaatgaatacgcGTTGAAATCTTGACGCTtaatctttcttctttcttcttccatTATCCATTTCCTAACATTAAGTTTTCCTTACACACGTACTTGCGAATTTTCATTAGTTCAATTCTTTGTTTCACCACTTATTCGATCGCTAAATAATAACTAGatagatatgtatatgatTCACCGAAATTTACGCCTCGTTTTAGTTAATcaataatcatcatcatcatcatcgtcattataattattattatcattattattattattattattattattattattattattattaccgttgtcattattattgttatcgttaaCGACGAACTGAAATAGGTACAAATAATAACGGTGAAATAAATACGCGCATAGTTGGCCTGTTTGGTCCTGAAACTGCTCAAAAATCAGCTACCTCACAATATCGTCGTGTTTGGTAGGGTTTAATTATGACGGCTCTATATTAGGCCAGATCCGATGCTccgatgtttctttttttttcatcccaacGCGAAAACTTCAATCGTTACGAGGTGATTCTCATTTCCCTGTATTTCCCCTACTCGAATGTATTTCTAGGCGGTTATTCCCAATTCGACGATTAACGACGAAGGTGAAccaaaaaagtttcgaaaaaatcaggaaaaaccaaaaaaaaaaaaaaaaaaacacaaccgTTTCCGACGTCACGCGGTTGAGTAGAGATACGCGGTtggaagaatgaaaatagcaACGAGGCATTGGATCTGTCATAAGAGCAGGGGAAGTAAATGGTCTAAGCAGTTCCAAATCGTGCCCAAGTTTCAAACGTGAGTTAggaaagtttttcttttcttttctttttttttctgtttttgtatttacttttctttgttttttcaaccaaCTTTACTCAAACACACAATAGAAACGAACGATACGAAACAATCATTGGAATCCGAATAGCAAAAGAAAggaacgaaaaacaaaagtaaCGGTCGTTTAGTTGAAACAAActaacggaaaaaaaaattgtacaattaaatctatatattatacatatatgtatatatcatctcatttttttttataaatatatgtatatatatatatataatatatgcaaGTACGTACCTCTGCATTCCAGGGCTATCAGACTGCGCCATCTTGgattcaattttcgtttccGTTTTGTCGAATAAGTGCaattaggtatatatatatatatgtgtgtgcgtgtgtgtgtgtgtgcatgtgtatatattacacattatatattacattatatataatatagtaatcaaagaataataataataataataacaataataatgaat is drawn from Neodiprion fabricii isolate iyNeoFabr1 chromosome 3, iyNeoFabr1.1, whole genome shotgun sequence and contains these coding sequences:
- the LOC124179103 gene encoding mushroom body large-type Kenyon cell-specific protein 1-like isoform X3; this translates as MADCSYARCIQERRHIRRELLRWTKNMVYVVGLERVAEELMGRRRWKLYQDTIYSSSRSASITQPHHIYPPSLCQDPPGSQNHHQPVSAAATVQLRVKQEPNTQNRDHSADEEQELDKRVVEDARLSSESIKLETADRDQDLEEDEDDKIGEGATREASPLRTLNSNLPREPNQSNIIDTEGAKEQEADLALERVQGIQGLLRVKKEEELQEPPSSVGLVSCLEEGVRPVAPLGKETEERPRFSVENTPTSLPYLGIGVTNRRSSPQPVDWKPLDKCYLCLDGKLPHDEQPPLQINSPDINSRNFVTQSPQSETSSSSRSAESPMSVQVDPAMAATLATVAALGGAAGGAAGYPTLLPHWCLPPREAPRVGVPAHQESASVVDQPLDLSAKPRNSQDNNISLLEQQKIPLRMPTGIDPKSIFNSCYRAKPRMTGPGGVAGVHGVVGAGGGRRTYTEEELQAALRDIQSGKLGTRRAAVIYGIPRSTLRNKVYKLAMERERESSLISLSHPHHHNETSVVPSTPNASPAIVSASVSTSVCLTATPSPQADEGDEKELSGAEEEKEVEKALLKPLLSLEDLVRFSGLEGGGGHSLRALLQQGPETGAEWPGFDQQTFAPYIQRMLAAARPFKGMETPDYRIPEVMRRLMSEDKRLSKDMNGEQQQHHHHHHQQQHHHHQQQQQQQQQQQHHHQHQQHMREPITNDDFNPSIEEEASDSAQGRAILKIPSYKPANTPGSSKNGEPSTVGFPQSFAGGSAMSAAGSPNLLERLSPAFSGTSSPTNSLAGKGVGVNFRDVIAKSISVKFQEGMPPGGGAPQSQLSESNPYKRGRYTPPQPPQQSQVPTKPGGPDGKPKPGTGGKGTRPKRGKYRNYDRDSLVEAVRAVQRGEMSVHRAGSYYGVPHSTLEYKVKERHLMRPRKRDQKPQDEKAKEAAVAAAAMRQVGAQDKKSQPAKPLKTFTPPGPIPGPNGLKMPPFMEGMPHLPFAHPFNFWGPAPFIAPPFISGANVSAMIPEQYFATQRMRGLQEQQRNVIAHHQQQQQQQQREREGLGGPPEAAGASNSRAVGPALGKSTREMAESLYDGTGTNGSFLDNLIRSSLETGMPRDQRALAEARNQQQQQQQQQAPHHGPETMSNKALIDQLCRNSRRTPLTRIPQEGEEEAAYRGLGRTLPERPERVPTVDLSPSPSERGRTDDGSDRLTSPPTPSSVSRAGSCRDEETRDSRNDGSSREREGYNGQDDSRSERGDGERERDRSKTMTLQQQLNHYPDLHKMYAASTDKSACDSKLIVDQSSQKPSQQQQQQQQQQNSEYSRSAVMGGLVAQLQRGYNPTTRPSVESQPQQQQQQQQQQQQQSNHVAVERATVLKMEDSVEQ
- the LOC124179103 gene encoding mushroom body large-type Kenyon cell-specific protein 1-like isoform X6 — encoded protein: MDEEYGLRSCCGGVAGLERVAEELMGRRRWKLYQDTIYSSSRSASITQPHHIYPPSLCQDPPGSQNHHQPVSAAATVQLRVKQEPNTQNRDHSADEEQELDKRVVEDARLSSESIKLETADRDQDLEEDEDDKIGEGATREASPLRTLNSNLPREPNQSNIIDTEGAKEQEADLALERVQGIQGLLRVKKEEELQEPPSSVGLVSCLEEGVRPVAPLGKETEERPRFSVENTPTSLPYLGIGVTNRRSSPQPVDWKPLDKCYLCLDGKLPHDEQPPLQINSPDINSRNFVTQSPQSETSSSSRSAESPMSVQVDPAMAATLATVAALGGAAGGAAGYPTLLPHWCLPPREAPRVGVPAHQESASVVDQPLDLSAKPRNSQDNNISLLEQQKIPLRMPTGIDPKSIFNSSCYRAKPRMTGPGGVAGVHGVVGAGGGRRTYTEEELQAALRDIQSGKLGTRRAAVIYGIPRSTLRNKVYKLAMERERESSLISLSHPHHHNETSVVPSTPNASPAIVSASVSTSVCLTATPSPQADEGDEKELSGAEEEKEVEKALLKPLLSLEDLVRFSGLEGGGGHSLRALLQQGPETGAEWPGFDQQTFAPYIQRMLAAARPFKGMETPDYRIPEVMRRLMSEDKRLSKDMNGEQQQHHHHHHQQQHHHHQQQQQQQQQQQHHHQHQQHMREPITNDDFNPSIEEEASDSAQGRAILKIPSYKPANTPGSSKNGEPSTVGFPQSFAGGSAMSAAGSPNLLERLSPAFSGTSSPTNSLAGKGVGVNFRDVIAKSISVKFQEGMPPGGGAPQSQLSESNPYKRGRYTPPQPPQQSQVPTKPGGPDGKPKPGTGGKGTRPKRGKYRNYDRDSLVEAVRAVQRGEMSVHRAGSYYGVPHSTLEYKVKERHLMRPRKRDQKPQDEKAKEAAVAAAAMRQVGAQDKKSQPAKPLKTFTPPGPIPGPNGLKMPPFMEGMPHLPFAHPFNFWGPAPFIAPPFISGANVSAMIPEQYFATQRMRGLQEQQRNVIAHHQQQQQQQQREREGLGGPPEAAGASNSRAVGPALGKSTREMAESLYDGTGTNGSFLDNLIRSSLETGMPRDQRALAEARNQQQQQQQQQAPHHGPETMSNKALIDQLCRNSRRTPLTRIPQEGEEEAAYRGLGRTLPERPERVPTVDLSPSPSERGRTDDGSDRLTSPPTPSSVSRAGSCRDEETRDSRNDGSSREREGYNGQDDSRSERGDGERERDRSKTMTLQQQLNHYPDLHKMYAASTDKSACDSKLIVDQSSQKPSQQQQQQQQQQNSEYSRSAVMGGLVAQLQRGYNPTTRPSVESQPQQQQQQQQQQQQQSNHVAVERATVLKMEDSVEQ